From one Lotus japonicus ecotype B-129 chromosome 3, LjGifu_v1.2 genomic stretch:
- the LOC130746249 gene encoding cyclic nucleotide-gated ion channel 1-like isoform X2 translates to MVILALIPIPKCSAPYLEKDLLKYTVIAQYIPRLLRIYPLFKEVTSTSGILTETAWAGAAYNLFLYMLGSHVVGAFWYLFSVESEVRCWRRLLKNTTYSHDSYLSCGQGNPIVLSLLNSSTSCPYIDPDDIEDPTVYNFGIFIEALKSRVVESTADFHQKFFYCFWWGLRNVSSVGQNLKTSTYVGEIFFAIFIATFGLVLFALLIGNMQKFLQSTTVRVEEMRIKRRDAEQWMCHRMLPDFLKERIRRYEQYKWQENRGVEEETLIRNLPKDLRRDIRRHLCLDLLKKVPMFENMDNQLLDAMCDRLKPVLYTEKSSIVREGDPVDEMLFIMRGKIATATTNGGRTGFFNSSVLKAGDFCGEELLTWALDPNTSSNLPISTRTVETISEVEAFALMPDDLKFVTSQFRRLINSNQLQHTFRFYSLQWRTWAACFIQAAWRRCRKKKTERLLREAEERLDGFESEAGSSPSFVSTVFASRFVSNVRPMRSGKRMRNKMPQTQRLLPLLPQKPSDFTAQKD, encoded by the exons ATGGTCATTTTAGCTCTTATTCCAATCCCAAAATGCTCAGCTCCATATCTGGAAAAGGATTTGTTGAAGTATACAGTAATAGCTCAGTATATACCAAGACTTTTGAGGATCTATCCACTGTTCAAAGAAGTAACAAGCACTTCTGGCATATTGACTGAGACAGCCTGGGCTGGAGCTGCTTATAATCTTTTTCTCTATATGCTGGGAAGTCAT GTTGTTGGAGCTTTCTGGTATCTGTTTTCAGTGGAATCAGAGGTGCGGTGCTGGCGCCGGCTCTTGAAGAATACTACATACTCTCATGATTCCTACCTGAGCTGTGGACAAGGCAATCCCATTGTTCTATCGCTTCTCAATAGCTCTACTTCTTGCCCTTACATTGATCCTGATGACATTGAAGACCCAACAGTTTACAATTTTGGGATATTTATAGAAGCTCTAAAGTCTCGCGTGGTGGAGTCGACTGCTGACTTTCATCAGAAGTTCTTCTACTGCTTTTGGTGGGGTTTGAGAAATGTAAG CTCTGTTGGGCAAAACCTCAAGACAAGTACTTATGTTGGAGAGATATTCTTTGCTATCTTCATTGCCACCTTTGGATTGGTGCTATTTGCACTACTTATTGGAAACATGCAG AAATTTCTACAATCTACAACTGTTAGAGTTGAAGAGATGAGAATCAAAAGGCGGGACGCAGAACAGTGGATGTGCCACCGTATGCTACCTGACTTCTTGAAGGAAAGAATTAGAAGGTATGAACAATACAAATGGCAAGAAAATAGAGGTGTTGAAGAGGAGACGTTAATTCGCAACCTCCCCAAAGATCTTAGAAGGGACATCAGGCGTCATCTTTGCTTAGATTTACTTAAAAAA GTGCCAATGTTTGAGAACATGGATAACCAATTGTTGGATGCAATGTGTGATAGACTAAAGCCAGTCCTTTACACAGAGAAAAGTTCCATAGTTCGTGAAGGAGATCCAGTTGATGAAATGCTCTTCATTATGCGTGGAAAAATTGCTACTGCCACAACAAATGGTGGAAGAACTGGTTTCTTCAACTCCTCTGTACTAAAGGCCGGTGACTTCTGTGGAGAAGAGCTTCTAACATGGGCCTTGGATCCAAACACCTCCTCAAACCTACCCATTTCAACTAGAACAGTGGAAACTATTTCAGAAGTTGAAGCCTTTGCTCTCATGCCTGATGACTTGAAGTTTGTTACTTCCCAATTTCGACGCCTTATAAACAGCAACCAACTCCAGCACACTTTCAG GTTCTACTCCTTACAATGGAGGACATGGGCTGCCTGTTTCATACAAGCAGCTTGGCGTAGATGCAGGAAAAAGAAGACTGAGAGGTTATTACGTGAAGCAGAAGAAAGGCTAGATGGTTTTGAGAGTGAGGCAGGGTCCTCACCAAGCTTTGTATCCACCGTATTTGCATCAAGGTTTGTATCGAATGTGCGGCCCATGCGAAGTGGCAAACGCATGCGCAACAAAATGCCACAGACACAGAGACTACTACCCTTGCTGCCTCAGAAGCCATCTGATTTCACTGCACAAAAAGACTAG
- the LOC130746252 gene encoding uncharacterized protein LOC130746252 isoform X2, protein MNKDEVVKTLLTRAKIDPGFTTLVWQKLEEENADFFRAYYIRLKLKKQILLFNHLLEHQYHLMKSPMPAKVPLAPMQNGIHPMPINNLPIGYPVLQQHPIAAAGQPHIDPMGCGMSSCHVVNGVPAPSNFHPIRMNSGNDMVMDHSAPDAAPTIPPNGVMSSEMPVSPTSASSGHFPFTASEISGMGTDASALDTAFTSDVASSGGLQLAPDGSNGISRSLDQIQWNFSLSDLTADLPNLGDLGALGNYPGSPFLPSDSDMLLESPDQQDIVDDFFANSEPQCSQSDEEKT, encoded by the exons ATGAATAAAGATGAGGTGGTTAAAACGCTACTGACTCGGGCAAAGATAGATCCTGGATTTACCACTCTTG TGTGGCAGAAGTTGGAAGAAGAGAATGCTGATTTCTTCAGGGCCTACTAtattaggctaaaattgaaaaAGCAAATACTTCTATTCAATCATTTACTGGAGCATCAGTATCATCTGATGAAGTCTCCCATGCCTGCAAAGGTTCCATTGGCTCCAATGCAGAATGGAATCCATCCAATGCCTA TCAACAACCTGCCTATCGGATACCCAGTTCTACAGCAACATCCCATTGCAGCTGCAGGTCAACCTCATATTGACCCCATGGGTTGTGGCATGTCAAGTTGTCATGTGGTTAACGGAGTCCCTGCACCGAGCAATTTTCATCCCATTCGGATGAATTCTGGGAATGA CATGGTGATGGACCACAGCGCTCCTGATGCGGCTCCAACGATTCCACCAAATGGTGTAATGTCATCCGAAATGCCAGTGAGTCCGACTTCAGCATCCAGTGGTCATTTCCCCTTCACTGCATCAGAAATATCAGGAATGGGCACAGATGCATCAGCTCTTGATACCGCATTTACATCTGATGTGGCAAGTTCAGGAGGACTACAACTTGCACCAGATGGCAGCAACGGAATTTCTAGATCGCTCGATCAAATTCAGTGGAATTTTAGCCTATCTGATCTGACAGCAGATTTGCCAAACTTGGGAG ACCTAGGAGCTCTTGGAAACTATCCTGGCTCACCATTTTTGCCATCTGATTCTGACATGTTGCTCGAGTCACCAGATCAACAGGATATAG tgGATGATTTCTTTGCTAACTCTGAGCCACAATGTTCTCAATCAGATGAGGAGAAAACTTAA
- the LOC130746251 gene encoding putative RING-H2 finger protein ATL21A: MAILKVLFLFIFPVIYATNDCRFSLCGNNSILIRFPFQLEGEQPPYCGYPGFNLFCTNDSKTVLKLPYSGEFHVRNINYLIQAIQVYDPDYCLPKRLLSLNFSGSPFTATYNRNYTFISCPNQSAGLPFIPIDCLSNSTTFVFAIPSVNLANSMLESCYVIKRLSIPVTRSRRYQENLRDDLNADLLLTWDIPNCGYCESQELLCGFASTSSKQVVCLSNGQTGSSQKGLRIFRVMALCIAAPAVLFAILMASCVCYTDRIAPRRNAVAATTDHEISQPAEAAEGVMGLDESTIESYEKVVLGESRRVPGPNSGCCWICLAEYSSKETVRCIPECKHCFHADCIDEWLRINTTCPVCRNSPSPSPLHAATSADP; encoded by the exons ATGGCCATCTTGAAGGTCCTTTTTCTCTTTATCTTTCCTGTCATATACGCCACAAATGATTGCCGATTTTCTTTATGTGGTAACAATAGTATCCTCATTCGTTTCCCCTTTCAACTAGAAGGTGAGCAACCTCCTTACTGTGGCTATCCTGGTTTCAACTTATTCTGTACCAATGATAGCAAAACAGTTCTAAAACTTCCATACTCTGGGGAGTTCCATGTTCGCAACATAAACTATCTCATACAAGCGATACAAGTCTACGACCCGGATTATTGCCTTCCCAAACGTCTTCTGAGCCTCAACTTTTCAGGTTCTCCCTTCACTGCTACTTATAATCGTAACTACACCTTCATAAGCTGCCCAAATCAGAGCGCAGGGTTGCCATTCATTCCCATTGACTGCCTCAGTAATTCCACAACCTTTGTATTTGCCATCCCTTCGGTCAACCTGGCTAATTCGATGCTTGAGTCTTGCTATGTTATTAAAAGGCTTTCAATTCCGGTTACAAGGTCGAGACGGTATCAGGAAAATCTCAGAGATGACCTTAATGCAGATCTTCTATTAACATGGGATATACCTAACTGTGGATATTGTGAATCACAAGAGCTATTGTGTGGATTTGCAAGCACTAGCAGCAAACAAGTAGTCTGTTTGTCTAATGGTCAAACAG GTAGCTCCCAAAAAGGACTTCGAATTTTCAGAGTCATGGCACTATGCATAGCTGCACCAGCTGTTCTCTTTGCAATTTTGATGGCAAGCTGTGTGTGCTACACTGACAGAATAGCTCCCAGAAGGAATGCTGTGGCTGCTACAACAGATCATGAAATTTCACAACCTGCAGAGGCCGCAGAAGGTGTTATGGGTCTGGATGAGTCTACTATTGAGTCTTATGAGAAGGTGGTGCTTGGGGAGAGTCGAAGGGTGCCGGGGCCGAACAGCGGATGTTGCTGGATATGCTTGGCAGAGTACAGCAGTAAAGAGACAGTGAGATGCATTCCTGAATGTAAACACTGTTTCCATGCTGACTGCATTGATGAGTGGCTTCGCATCAACACCACATGCCCTGTTTGCCGCAACTCTCCATCCCCTTCTCCTCTTCATGCTGCTACATCCGCTGACCCTTGA
- the LOC130746249 gene encoding cyclic nucleotide-gated ion channel 1-like isoform X1 encodes MSSKGQKFVRFEDWRSESSLSIEQKDSTSDGFLKRKVKSSPVNDGSTEKLASRCKVLDPQGSLLQKWNKIFVITCVMAISVDPLFFYIPVIDDKRKCLDLDGALKITAGVFRTFFDLFYILRIIFQFRTGFIAPSSRVFGRGELVDDPRAIVMRYLSSHFIIDILSIIPLPQMVILALIPIPKCSAPYLEKDLLKYTVIAQYIPRLLRIYPLFKEVTSTSGILTETAWAGAAYNLFLYMLGSHVVGAFWYLFSVESEVRCWRRLLKNTTYSHDSYLSCGQGNPIVLSLLNSSTSCPYIDPDDIEDPTVYNFGIFIEALKSRVVESTADFHQKFFYCFWWGLRNVSSVGQNLKTSTYVGEIFFAIFIATFGLVLFALLIGNMQKFLQSTTVRVEEMRIKRRDAEQWMCHRMLPDFLKERIRRYEQYKWQENRGVEEETLIRNLPKDLRRDIRRHLCLDLLKKVPMFENMDNQLLDAMCDRLKPVLYTEKSSIVREGDPVDEMLFIMRGKIATATTNGGRTGFFNSSVLKAGDFCGEELLTWALDPNTSSNLPISTRTVETISEVEAFALMPDDLKFVTSQFRRLINSNQLQHTFRFYSLQWRTWAACFIQAAWRRCRKKKTERLLREAEERLDGFESEAGSSPSFVSTVFASRFVSNVRPMRSGKRMRNKMPQTQRLLPLLPQKPSDFTAQKD; translated from the exons ATGTCTTCAAAGGGACAGAAATTTGTGAG GTTTGAAGATTGGAGGTCAGAGTCATCTCTAAGTATTGAGCAGAAAGATTCTACTAGTGATGGATTTCTTAAAAGAAAAGTTAAATCAAGTCCAGTAAATGATGGTTCAACAGAAAAACTGGCTTCTAGGTGCAAGGTGCTTGATCCACAAGGTTCACTACTTCAGAAATGGAACAAAATTTTTGTAATAACCTGTGTGATGGCAATCTCTGTGGACCCTTTGTTCTTTTACATCCCTGTGATTGATGACAAGAGGAAGTGCCTTGATTTGGATGGAGCACTGAAGATTACTGCTGGTGTTTTTCGCACGTTCTTTGATCTTTTCTACATTCTTCGCATCATCTTTCAGTTTCGAACCGGGTTCATTGCCCCTTCTTCACGTGTATTTGGAAGGGGTGAGCTGGTTGATGATCCTCGAGCCATAGTGATGAGATACTTGAGTTCTCACTTCATCATTGACATTCTATCAATTATTCCACTTCCTCAG ATGGTCATTTTAGCTCTTATTCCAATCCCAAAATGCTCAGCTCCATATCTGGAAAAGGATTTGTTGAAGTATACAGTAATAGCTCAGTATATACCAAGACTTTTGAGGATCTATCCACTGTTCAAAGAAGTAACAAGCACTTCTGGCATATTGACTGAGACAGCCTGGGCTGGAGCTGCTTATAATCTTTTTCTCTATATGCTGGGAAGTCAT GTTGTTGGAGCTTTCTGGTATCTGTTTTCAGTGGAATCAGAGGTGCGGTGCTGGCGCCGGCTCTTGAAGAATACTACATACTCTCATGATTCCTACCTGAGCTGTGGACAAGGCAATCCCATTGTTCTATCGCTTCTCAATAGCTCTACTTCTTGCCCTTACATTGATCCTGATGACATTGAAGACCCAACAGTTTACAATTTTGGGATATTTATAGAAGCTCTAAAGTCTCGCGTGGTGGAGTCGACTGCTGACTTTCATCAGAAGTTCTTCTACTGCTTTTGGTGGGGTTTGAGAAATGTAAG CTCTGTTGGGCAAAACCTCAAGACAAGTACTTATGTTGGAGAGATATTCTTTGCTATCTTCATTGCCACCTTTGGATTGGTGCTATTTGCACTACTTATTGGAAACATGCAG AAATTTCTACAATCTACAACTGTTAGAGTTGAAGAGATGAGAATCAAAAGGCGGGACGCAGAACAGTGGATGTGCCACCGTATGCTACCTGACTTCTTGAAGGAAAGAATTAGAAGGTATGAACAATACAAATGGCAAGAAAATAGAGGTGTTGAAGAGGAGACGTTAATTCGCAACCTCCCCAAAGATCTTAGAAGGGACATCAGGCGTCATCTTTGCTTAGATTTACTTAAAAAA GTGCCAATGTTTGAGAACATGGATAACCAATTGTTGGATGCAATGTGTGATAGACTAAAGCCAGTCCTTTACACAGAGAAAAGTTCCATAGTTCGTGAAGGAGATCCAGTTGATGAAATGCTCTTCATTATGCGTGGAAAAATTGCTACTGCCACAACAAATGGTGGAAGAACTGGTTTCTTCAACTCCTCTGTACTAAAGGCCGGTGACTTCTGTGGAGAAGAGCTTCTAACATGGGCCTTGGATCCAAACACCTCCTCAAACCTACCCATTTCAACTAGAACAGTGGAAACTATTTCAGAAGTTGAAGCCTTTGCTCTCATGCCTGATGACTTGAAGTTTGTTACTTCCCAATTTCGACGCCTTATAAACAGCAACCAACTCCAGCACACTTTCAG GTTCTACTCCTTACAATGGAGGACATGGGCTGCCTGTTTCATACAAGCAGCTTGGCGTAGATGCAGGAAAAAGAAGACTGAGAGGTTATTACGTGAAGCAGAAGAAAGGCTAGATGGTTTTGAGAGTGAGGCAGGGTCCTCACCAAGCTTTGTATCCACCGTATTTGCATCAAGGTTTGTATCGAATGTGCGGCCCATGCGAAGTGGCAAACGCATGCGCAACAAAATGCCACAGACACAGAGACTACTACCCTTGCTGCCTCAGAAGCCATCTGATTTCACTGCACAAAAAGACTAG
- the LOC130746250 gene encoding GDP-Man:Man(3)GlcNAc(2)-PP-Dol alpha-1,2-mannosyltransferase, translating to MLIVAVITAFSAVAVVGICFGAINGRLRRKSAVGFFHPYTNDGGGGERVLWCAVRGIQEENPDLQCLVYTGDHDATPQSLTTRALDRFGVSLLSPPLVVHLYKRKWIEETTYPHFTMIGQSLGSVYLAWEALCKFTPLYYFDTSGYAFTYPLARLFGCKVICYTHYPTISSDMLSRVRQRSLMYNNDAVVAKSAWLSRCKIVYYTFFSFLYGIVGSCAHLAMVNSSWTKSHIEKLWGVPDRIKRVYPPCDTSGLQVLPLERSAEIPVIISVAQFRPEKAHTLQLEAFSAAIKRLDSGLPKPKLQFVGSCRNKSDEERLQMLEKKAIELNVNEQVEFYKNVTYRDLVGLLAGAVAGIHSMTDEHFGISVVEYMAAGAIPIAHNSAGPKMDIVLEEDGQETGFLACTVEEYADAMLKIIRMPEMERLKMAAAARRRAGRFSEQRFSDDFKAAVRPILSHTSR from the exons ATGCTAATCGTTGCAGTCATCACTGCATTTAGCGCCGTTGCGGTTGTCGGAATTTGCTTCGGCGCAATCAACGGCAGGCTTCGGAGGAAAAGCGCGGTGGGGTTCTTCCATCCATACACCAACGACGGCGGCGGCGGAGAGAGGGTTCTGTGGTGCGCGGTGAGAGGCATCCAAGAGGAGAATCCTGACCTCCAGTGCCTCGTCTACACCGGAGATCACGATGCCACACCACAATCCTTGACGACTCGAGCCCTTGATCGCTTTGGAGTCAGCCTCCTCTCCCCTCCTCTG GTGGTGCATTTGTACAAGAGAAAGTGGATTGAAGAAACCACTTATCCACACTTTACAATGATTGGCCAAAGTCTGGGTTCTGTGTATCTTGCATGGGAAGCTTTGTGCAAGTTTACCCCTTTATATTATTTTGACACGAGTGGATATGCTTTTACATATCCACTTGCCCGCTTGTTTGGATGCAAAGTTATTTGCTATACACATTACCCTACTATCAGTTCAGACATGCTATCTCGTGTTCGTCAGCGCAGCTTGATGTATAATAATGATGCCGTAGTTGCAAAAAG TGCTTGGCTTTCTCGGTGCAAAATAGTCTATTATACATTCTTCAGTTTCTTGTATGGGATTGTTGGATCTTGCGCACACCTAGCTATGGTCAATTCATCTTGGACCAAATCTCATATTGAAAAGCTTTGGGGAGTTCCAGATCGTATTAAGCGAGTCTATCCTCCTTGTGATACTTCAGGGCTTCAG GTGCTTCCTTTGGAAAGATCAGCTGAAATTCCTGTAATAATATCTGTTGCGCAATTTCGGCCAGAGAAG GCTCATACTCTCCAACTTGAGGCCTTTTCAGCTGCTATTAAGAGATTAGATTCTGGCTTGCCAAAACCTAAGCTCCAGTTTGTGGGCAGCTGTAGAAATAAATCAGATGAGGAAAGACTTCAAATGTTAGAAAAGAAAGCAATTGAGCTGAATGTGAATGAACAAGTGGAATTTTACAAGAATGTAACATACAG AGATTTGGTGGGACTTTTAGCTGGTGCTGTTGCTGGCATCCATTCCATGACAGATGAGCATTTTGGCATCAGTGTTGTAGAATATATGGCTGCTGGTGCCATCCCAATTG CTCATAATTCTGCTGGCCCAAAAATGGACATTGTATTAGAGGAAGATGGACAAGAAACAGGATTCCTTGCCTGCACTGTTGAAGAATATGCAGACGCCATGTTGAAAATTATAAGAATGCCAGAGATGGAGAGACTTAAGATGGCTGCTGCTGCAAGGAGACGAGCTGGAAGGTTTTCTGAGCAGAGATTTTCTGATGACTTCAAAGCTGCAGTGCGACCAATTCTCAGTCATACTTCTAGATGA
- the LOC130746252 gene encoding uncharacterized protein LOC130746252 isoform X1: MKNLQSTEELQSSTQASHEPKIEQPNNHTTDAPVTDSGSASASSNDSKKVSRQDIELVQNLIERCLQLYMNKDEVVKTLLTRAKIDPGFTTLVWQKLEEENADFFRAYYIRLKLKKQILLFNHLLEHQYHLMKSPMPAKVPLAPMQNGIHPMPINNLPIGYPVLQQHPIAAAGQPHIDPMGCGMSSCHVVNGVPAPSNFHPIRMNSGNDMVMDHSAPDAAPTIPPNGVMSSEMPVSPTSASSGHFPFTASEISGMGTDASALDTAFTSDVASSGGLQLAPDGSNGISRSLDQIQWNFSLSDLTADLPNLGDLGALGNYPGSPFLPSDSDMLLESPDQQDIVDDFFANSEPQCSQSDEEKT; this comes from the exons ATGAAGAACTTGCAG AGCACGGAAGAATTACAATCGTCAACTCAAGCTTCTCATGAGCCCAAGATTGAACAACCAAACAATCATACGACTGATGCTCCTGTCACAGACTCAGGTTCAGCTTCTGCTTCAAGCAATGATAGCAAAAAGGTTTCACGACAGGATATTGAGCTG GTCCAGAATCTAATAGAAAGGTGTCTGCAATTATATATGAATAAAGATGAGGTGGTTAAAACGCTACTGACTCGGGCAAAGATAGATCCTGGATTTACCACTCTTG TGTGGCAGAAGTTGGAAGAAGAGAATGCTGATTTCTTCAGGGCCTACTAtattaggctaaaattgaaaaAGCAAATACTTCTATTCAATCATTTACTGGAGCATCAGTATCATCTGATGAAGTCTCCCATGCCTGCAAAGGTTCCATTGGCTCCAATGCAGAATGGAATCCATCCAATGCCTA TCAACAACCTGCCTATCGGATACCCAGTTCTACAGCAACATCCCATTGCAGCTGCAGGTCAACCTCATATTGACCCCATGGGTTGTGGCATGTCAAGTTGTCATGTGGTTAACGGAGTCCCTGCACCGAGCAATTTTCATCCCATTCGGATGAATTCTGGGAATGA CATGGTGATGGACCACAGCGCTCCTGATGCGGCTCCAACGATTCCACCAAATGGTGTAATGTCATCCGAAATGCCAGTGAGTCCGACTTCAGCATCCAGTGGTCATTTCCCCTTCACTGCATCAGAAATATCAGGAATGGGCACAGATGCATCAGCTCTTGATACCGCATTTACATCTGATGTGGCAAGTTCAGGAGGACTACAACTTGCACCAGATGGCAGCAACGGAATTTCTAGATCGCTCGATCAAATTCAGTGGAATTTTAGCCTATCTGATCTGACAGCAGATTTGCCAAACTTGGGAG ACCTAGGAGCTCTTGGAAACTATCCTGGCTCACCATTTTTGCCATCTGATTCTGACATGTTGCTCGAGTCACCAGATCAACAGGATATAG tgGATGATTTCTTTGCTAACTCTGAGCCACAATGTTCTCAATCAGATGAGGAGAAAACTTAA